One genomic region from Nonomuraea helvata encodes:
- a CDS encoding response regulator transcription factor: MAADELITAVIVDDHAAIAAGVGSWCARAVPPIDLIDAGDRLANVWTGPGAAADVVIFDLELVPGLPNFGELRRLVDSGRRVIVYSQHTEDAIAIKCVDIGALAYLTKREGPEHLVPAIQAAAQGEPYTPPSLSGAFIADTAADRPRLSQREVEVLRAWFVSSSKELVAAKLNIAVKTVDTYIARVRVKYANVGRAARTKSELVGRALDDGLITLAELNQTETSL; this comes from the coding sequence ATGGCAGCCGACGAACTGATCACTGCCGTGATCGTCGACGATCACGCGGCCATCGCCGCCGGAGTCGGAAGCTGGTGTGCCCGCGCCGTACCGCCCATCGACCTCATCGACGCCGGAGACCGGCTCGCCAACGTCTGGACCGGGCCGGGCGCCGCCGCCGATGTTGTGATCTTCGATCTGGAGCTGGTGCCCGGCCTGCCGAACTTCGGGGAGCTTCGCAGACTGGTCGACAGCGGCAGGCGCGTGATCGTGTATTCCCAGCACACAGAAGACGCCATCGCCATCAAGTGCGTCGATATCGGCGCACTCGCCTACCTGACCAAGCGGGAGGGGCCGGAGCACTTGGTTCCCGCCATCCAGGCGGCCGCGCAGGGCGAGCCGTACACCCCGCCGTCACTGTCCGGGGCGTTCATCGCGGACACCGCCGCCGACCGGCCGCGGCTGTCCCAGCGCGAGGTCGAGGTACTGCGGGCGTGGTTCGTCTCCTCCTCGAAGGAGCTTGTCGCGGCCAAGCTCAACATCGCCGTCAAGACCGTCGACACCTACATCGCACGTGTACGGGTCAAGTACGCCAATGTGGGACGGGCTGCCCGTACCAAGAGCGAACTCGTCGGCCGCGCCCTCGACGACGGACTCATCACGCTCGCCGAGCTCAACCAGACGGAGACCTCGTTGTAG
- a CDS encoding AfsR/SARP family transcriptional regulator encodes MGLEIKILGPWEITANGEPAVLAGQRRVGVLTRLALSTGKPVPAEQLLAQVWGESTATTARKQLHIVVSKLRGLLSPHQDDAVIATVSGGYQLNLPRERIDAHQFSILARRARAARAQGEIATADELFHRALDLWRGDALAGITASWAQVESDRLEEERLTTLEDHVDLRLAAGDHHRVVPVLIAHVEANPLRERPRAQLMLALYRASRPSEALDVYRKTRRIMADELGIEPGAALRRLQQAVLRRDPALDLAPPAQRATLTPAGIRELTARATEIAWLHRTLTDTQPGPPAVAAVHGPGGWANPRWLSMSGTPSPIASPTTSSTSTCAPPPPDSSHCRRSRPSAGCCARSGLTAPPYCPPWTRPLLAIAR; translated from the coding sequence ATGGGACTGGAGATCAAAATCCTGGGGCCGTGGGAGATCACGGCGAACGGCGAGCCGGCCGTGCTGGCCGGTCAGCGACGAGTGGGGGTCCTGACCAGGTTGGCGCTGAGCACCGGGAAGCCGGTTCCCGCGGAACAACTGCTTGCCCAGGTATGGGGCGAGAGCACTGCGACGACGGCGCGTAAGCAGCTGCACATCGTGGTGTCGAAACTTCGCGGCTTGCTCTCACCGCACCAGGACGACGCAGTCATCGCGACCGTCTCCGGCGGGTACCAGTTGAATCTCCCCCGCGAGCGCATCGACGCCCACCAGTTCTCGATTCTGGCCCGACGGGCACGTGCCGCGAGGGCACAGGGCGAGATCGCGACGGCGGACGAGCTGTTCCACCGGGCTCTGGACCTGTGGCGGGGCGACGCGCTGGCCGGCATCACCGCCTCGTGGGCCCAGGTCGAGTCCGATCGCCTGGAAGAGGAGCGCCTGACCACACTGGAGGACCATGTCGACCTGCGCCTGGCAGCCGGTGACCATCACAGGGTCGTCCCGGTGCTCATCGCCCACGTCGAGGCCAATCCGCTGCGGGAACGTCCGCGCGCCCAGCTGATGCTGGCGCTGTACCGAGCCTCGCGCCCCTCGGAAGCGCTCGACGTGTACCGGAAGACGCGCCGCATCATGGCCGATGAGCTGGGTATCGAACCAGGAGCGGCACTGCGCCGGCTGCAGCAGGCGGTGCTCCGGCGAGATCCCGCACTCGACCTCGCCCCTCCGGCACAGCGCGCCACGCTCACCCCCGCCGGCATCCGGGAGCTCACCGCCCGCGCCACGGAGATCGCCTGGCTGCACAGAACGCTCACCGATACCCAGCCCGGGCCGCCCGCCGTCGCCGCGGTGCACGGTCCCGGCGGGTGGGCAAATCCGCGCTGGCTGTCCATGTCGGGCACGCCGTCGCCGATCGCTTCGCCGACGACGTCCTCTACGTCGACCTGCGCGCCGCCGCCGCCGGACTCCAGCCACTGTCGCCGTTCGAGGCCCTCGGCTGGCTGCTGCGCTCGCTCGGGCTTGACGGCGCCGCCATACTGCCCACCTTGGACGAGGCCGCTGCTCGCTATCGCTCGCTGA